In one Synergistaceae bacterium genomic region, the following are encoded:
- a CDS encoding glycine/sarcosine/betaine reductase component B subunit, producing MCRELSIDYVNIRNVMFGNRTELRNGVLTLDKEELMALANKPVFDSFDIKIASPGDSCRILGVHEVMQPRCKVDAPETSYPGAWGSLAPAGEGRTVALRGVVITELYYPKANVKWYLDMCEPCSHYSYYARHHHIILDATPGSGISDLTYSEALKHSALSINVHLAKLAIGQTPDKTEFFSHRPLDEGQRGKDGKKLPRVAYLCTLQATTDFWNFLYYGQSAVGYLPIIVQPTEILDGAVIFRYWENTYVLQNDPYVKELLSRHGKDLDFAGVVFANNTMRIGDKSAMGLIAAGLCKNTLRADCVMVNKSGMGHAQLDAVMAFNWCESMGMTAAVNLAGVSNDTPGDMLVIADPKVDAVVNSGRHFLLEHPRVERLIGEDVNVPSLLGLDPRGPFTHTTNYAYAGVYGQLGDCYRTMDDDITWTAPEACAQ from the coding sequence ATGTGCAGGGAGCTTTCCATCGATTACGTGAATATACGCAACGTCATGTTTGGAAATCGCACGGAACTGCGGAACGGCGTGCTGACGCTGGACAAAGAAGAACTCATGGCGCTGGCGAATAAACCCGTATTCGACTCTTTTGACATCAAAATCGCGTCTCCGGGGGACAGCTGTCGTATCCTCGGAGTTCACGAAGTCATGCAGCCTCGCTGTAAAGTCGACGCGCCGGAAACGTCATACCCTGGAGCATGGGGCAGTCTCGCCCCGGCGGGGGAGGGGAGAACCGTCGCGCTGCGGGGCGTCGTCATTACGGAGCTTTATTACCCCAAAGCCAACGTCAAGTGGTACCTGGATATGTGTGAACCCTGTTCTCATTACTCCTACTATGCCCGGCATCATCACATCATCCTGGACGCGACTCCCGGCAGCGGCATCAGTGACCTCACTTACAGCGAGGCGCTGAAACACTCCGCCCTCTCCATCAATGTCCACCTGGCGAAGCTGGCCATCGGTCAGACACCGGACAAAACAGAATTCTTTTCTCACCGTCCTCTGGATGAGGGGCAGAGGGGAAAAGACGGGAAAAAGCTGCCTCGCGTGGCGTATCTCTGCACGCTTCAGGCAACTACGGATTTTTGGAACTTTCTTTATTATGGCCAGAGCGCTGTCGGTTATCTGCCCATCATCGTGCAGCCCACCGAGATTCTGGACGGAGCGGTTATTTTTCGCTATTGGGAAAATACCTACGTGCTTCAGAACGATCCCTACGTGAAGGAGCTCCTGAGCCGGCACGGCAAAGATCTCGATTTCGCCGGCGTCGTTTTCGCCAACAACACGATGAGAATAGGCGACAAAAGCGCGATGGGCCTGATCGCGGCCGGATTGTGCAAAAACACCCTCCGGGCGGATTGCGTCATGGTCAACAAGTCGGGAATGGGACACGCGCAGCTGGACGCGGTTATGGCCTTCAACTGGTGCGAAAGCATGGGAATGACCGCGGCGGTCAACCTCGCCGGAGTCAGCAACGACACTCCGGGAGACATGCTGGTCATCGCCGATCCCAAAGTGGATGCCGTCGTCAACAGCGGCCGGCATTTTCTGCTCGAACATCCAAGGGTTGAGCGCCTCATCGGGGAGGACGTCAACGTTCCCAGTCTGCTGGGACTCGATCCGCGAGGTCCTTTTACGCACACGACCAACTACGCCTACGCGGGCGTTTACGGTCAGCTCGGAGACTGCTATCGAACCATGGACGACGACATCACATGGACCGCTCCGGAAGCCTGCGCTCAATGA
- a CDS encoding glycine/betaine/sarcosine/D-proline family reductase selenoprotein B, with the protein MAKYRIVHYVNQFYGGFGGEDTAGMGIEVRENPVGPGLALQAALGEAGTVVATVICGDNYATENLENVTEEILKIVEGFKPDIFVAGPGFNAGRYGLICGAVTSKVAEQLLIPSVTALYQENPGTDLYKDRCYILKTDNNARDMKKVISELARFVLRLAAGEVIGKGDVEHYHGNGPAPLIDYSLPAPRRGVDMLLAKHAGCPFKTEVVIPSREPVPIPRLHKPLSEIKLALVTDGGLVPKGNPDKMVPTNSTMFKSYPIEGKERLDAQDYEVSHQGYNNAFVLQNPNRLVPLDAARTLVARGEIGELLEKYYTTAGVMTPMGTGKKFGENIAKELKEADVDAVLLVSTUGTSTRCGAVMTKEIERAGLPVVHVTNLTKIAEGIGSKRIFRGNSIVHVLGDPQLSPDMEARYREQLLSQALKLLEDAPVDETSSIIYE; encoded by the coding sequence ATGGCAAAATACAGAATTGTACATTACGTCAACCAGTTTTATGGCGGATTCGGCGGAGAAGACACGGCGGGAATGGGAATAGAGGTCCGCGAAAATCCGGTGGGACCCGGACTCGCCCTGCAGGCGGCCCTTGGCGAAGCGGGAACGGTGGTCGCCACGGTGATCTGCGGAGATAATTACGCGACAGAAAACCTCGAAAACGTGACGGAGGAAATCCTGAAGATCGTTGAAGGCTTTAAACCGGACATATTCGTCGCCGGCCCCGGATTCAACGCCGGGCGCTACGGGCTGATCTGCGGCGCGGTGACCTCCAAAGTCGCCGAACAGCTGCTTATTCCGTCGGTCACGGCTCTCTATCAGGAAAACCCGGGAACGGATCTTTACAAGGACCGGTGTTACATTCTTAAAACGGACAACAACGCCCGCGACATGAAAAAGGTCATTTCCGAGCTGGCTCGTTTCGTTCTGCGCCTGGCCGCGGGGGAGGTCATCGGCAAGGGCGATGTGGAACACTACCACGGCAATGGCCCGGCGCCCCTGATCGACTACTCTCTTCCAGCGCCGCGGCGGGGTGTGGATATGCTTCTCGCGAAACACGCGGGGTGTCCGTTCAAAACGGAGGTCGTCATACCCTCCCGGGAACCTGTTCCCATTCCCCGGCTTCACAAGCCGCTTTCGGAAATCAAACTGGCCCTCGTAACCGACGGAGGGCTCGTTCCAAAGGGTAACCCGGACAAAATGGTCCCCACCAACTCCACCATGTTCAAATCCTACCCGATAGAGGGAAAAGAGCGTCTGGATGCTCAGGATTACGAGGTCAGCCATCAGGGATACAACAACGCTTTCGTTTTACAAAATCCCAACCGGCTCGTCCCTCTGGACGCCGCGAGAACTCTGGTCGCCAGGGGGGAAATCGGGGAGCTCCTTGAGAAATACTACACGACCGCGGGCGTGATGACGCCCATGGGCACAGGGAAAAAGTTCGGAGAAAATATCGCGAAAGAGCTGAAAGAAGCCGATGTGGACGCGGTGCTTCTCGTCTCCACCTGAGGAACGTCTACCCGCTGCGGTGCAGTGATGACAAAAGAGATAGAACGCGCCGGTTTACCTGTAGTTCACGTCACCAACCTCACAAAAATTGCCGAAGGCATCGGTTCCAAACGCATATTCAGAGGCAACAGCATCGTTCACGTTCTGGGAGATCCCCAGCTTTCACCCGACATGGAGGCACGGTACAGAGAACAGCTGCTGTCCCAGGCCCTGAAACTTCTGGAAGATGCTCCTGTCGACGAAACGAGCAGCATTATTTACGAATAG
- a CDS encoding DUF5058 family protein: protein MENYLVIAEAFPVWLCVVPAVVLVLFQAAIFVKKAYRAGAEIGMTQKQLNSAIRASAISSIGPALAILSTLLALLVLVGGPVAWMRLSYIGNMLFEALAFNFGITASGIETAAGQAVTGQAFVNGVWVMILGSIGWIIVSILITDKMNVVQHKISGGNPRVMQIIASCAMIAGLGSLIVPYVVPIFTAAKVDRNGVSAIGGAAVMAAICAFNKKRKIGWLGEWSLAFAILGGLVLALCIKK, encoded by the coding sequence ATGGAGAATTATCTGGTCATTGCGGAAGCCTTTCCCGTCTGGCTTTGTGTTGTTCCCGCCGTTGTTCTCGTTCTGTTTCAGGCGGCGATTTTCGTTAAAAAAGCCTATCGGGCCGGAGCCGAGATCGGCATGACTCAAAAGCAGCTCAACTCCGCCATACGAGCGAGCGCCATTTCTTCCATCGGGCCGGCTCTGGCCATTCTGTCCACGCTTTTGGCGCTGCTGGTATTGGTAGGAGGCCCCGTCGCCTGGATGCGCCTTTCCTACATCGGCAACATGCTTTTCGAGGCTTTGGCTTTTAACTTCGGGATTACAGCCAGCGGCATCGAGACGGCTGCCGGTCAGGCCGTTACAGGGCAGGCGTTTGTGAACGGCGTTTGGGTCATGATTCTGGGCTCCATCGGCTGGATCATCGTTTCGATTCTGATCACGGACAAAATGAACGTCGTGCAGCATAAAATTTCAGGCGGCAACCCGAGAGTCATGCAAATTATCGCCTCCTGCGCCATGATTGCGGGCCTGGGTTCGCTTATCGTTCCCTATGTGGTGCCGATCTTCACGGCCGCGAAAGTCGACAGAAACGGTGTGTCCGCCATTGGCGGCGCCGCCGTCATGGCCGCAATCTGCGCTTTCAATAAAAAACGGAAAATCGGCTGGCTCGGCGAGTGGTCGCTGGCCTTCGCTATCCTGGGCGGCCTCGTGCTGGCGCTCTGCATAAAAAAGTGA
- a CDS encoding type II toxin-antitoxin system RelB/DinJ family antitoxin, translating into MGETRLSVRVDSTVKRNAETVFNALGMNMSTGINIFLTRVARSRSIPFALELDSDPQDVLMRRSVRAKISKAVENGTPTALFDDEQNCPYLEYPDGRRVYDLD; encoded by the coding sequence ATGGGCGAAACAAGATTGAGCGTCCGTGTTGACTCCACAGTCAAACGAAACGCCGAAACAGTGTTCAACGCGCTGGGCATGAATATGAGTACGGGCATCAACATCTTTTTGACCCGCGTGGCCCGAAGTCGGTCAATTCCGTTTGCACTCGAACTCGACAGCGATCCTCAGGATGTCCTTATGCGCCGCAGCGTCAGAGCAAAAATAAGCAAAGCCGTCGAGAACGGCACTCCGACAGCGTTGTTCGACGACGAACAGAATTGTCCGTACCTTGAATACCCTGACGGCAGGAGAGTTTATGATCTTGACTGA
- a CDS encoding transcriptional repressor: MKDFDPSPAQTLIRRQTVQRKLVLDAVRAGCHPSAREIFVSVSQSARVSFGTVYRNLQVLEEEGEIARVEIDPEVVRYDWKLTPHHHFRCVKCGRVLDFPVPCRVELDRDAEEESGFVVERRLVAFEGICPECRSSDA; encoded by the coding sequence ATGAAAGATTTCGACCCCAGCCCTGCGCAAACACTTATTCGGCGTCAGACGGTGCAGAGGAAACTGGTTTTAGACGCGGTTCGCGCGGGTTGTCACCCGTCGGCGCGGGAGATATTCGTCTCGGTTTCCCAGTCGGCCCGCGTCAGTTTCGGAACGGTCTACAGGAACCTGCAGGTTCTGGAGGAGGAGGGCGAAATCGCTCGCGTTGAAATAGACCCGGAGGTAGTTCGCTACGACTGGAAACTGACGCCTCATCATCATTTCCGATGCGTGAAATGCGGGCGCGTGTTGGATTTCCCCGTGCCCTGCCGCGTCGAGTTGGACAGGGACGCGGAGGAGGAAAGCGGTTTTGTAGTCGAGCGCCGCCTCGTGGCTTTCGAGGGGATTTGTCCGGAGTGCCGAAGTTCGGACGCCTGA
- a CDS encoding 6-carboxytetrahydropterin synthase, translated as MRSFTTLDLQYAHRFYGFKGEAQYLHGHTGILTLEVEDTINAGVNMVFPCNEIKKTAWEVLQNFDHALILREDDPLLPAILGVYETQGIKDGAPSNKQKGPAFKTELATAYPECRLVVTKETMTVEGMIKIVYDLLKDKLNIVKITFTSGVNGAVQEYSEKHQKEQDRCPLCGIALNKDGVCPKCGYRK; from the coding sequence ATGAGAAGTTTCACAACGCTGGACCTGCAATACGCTCACAGATTTTACGGATTCAAAGGTGAAGCCCAGTATTTGCACGGGCACACGGGGATACTGACGCTTGAGGTCGAGGATACCATCAACGCGGGCGTCAATATGGTTTTTCCCTGCAACGAAATTAAGAAAACCGCCTGGGAAGTTTTACAAAACTTTGACCACGCACTGATTCTCAGAGAGGACGACCCGCTGCTTCCCGCGATTCTTGGCGTTTACGAGACACAGGGCATCAAGGACGGAGCACCGAGCAATAAACAGAAAGGCCCCGCTTTCAAAACGGAGCTTGCGACAGCGTATCCCGAATGTCGTTTGGTGGTCACGAAAGAAACGATGACCGTTGAGGGCATGATTAAGATCGTTTACGATTTGCTTAAAGACAAGCTGAATATTGTTAAAATCACCTTCACGAGCGGAGTAAACGGCGCTGTGCAGGAATACAGCGAAAAACACCAGAAAGAACAGGACCGTTGCCCGTTGTGCGGAATTGCTCTGAACAAAGACGGCGTGTGTCCAAAATGCGGTTACAGGAAATAG
- a CDS encoding site-specific integrase — MRIVEPIRSTGKIKSMKRILRGKNPRDLLLFVMGINTALRIGDLLSLTVRDVRNDNGQLRTCLYLQEAKTGKIKRFPLNFSVTRTLKSCLTDEMDDTEFLFASARGARPISRVQAWRILSDVARDVGLDAIGTHTLRKTFGYHVYRRTGDLGLVQKLLNHSMSVDTLRYIGIEQDDIDNAYMRLNL, encoded by the coding sequence ATGAGGATTGTGGAACCCATTCGCAGCACAGGCAAAATCAAGTCGATGAAACGGATCCTCCGGGGAAAAAATCCTCGGGATTTGCTGCTTTTCGTGATGGGCATCAACACCGCGCTTCGAATCGGCGACCTCCTGTCTCTTACGGTGCGGGATGTTCGTAACGACAATGGGCAGCTGCGCACCTGCCTTTACCTTCAGGAGGCCAAAACGGGAAAGATAAAACGCTTTCCCCTGAATTTCTCGGTCACTCGAACGCTGAAAAGCTGTCTGACAGACGAGATGGATGACACCGAGTTTCTTTTCGCATCGGCCAGAGGCGCAAGGCCCATTTCCAGAGTACAGGCCTGGCGCATTCTCTCCGACGTCGCCCGGGATGTGGGACTGGATGCCATCGGCACCCACACTTTGAGAAAAACCTTCGGGTATCACGTATACCGCCGTACGGGAGATCTGGGGCTGGTCCAGAAGCTCCTGAACCACTCCATGAGCGTGGACACTCTGCGATACATCGGCATTGAGCAGGACGATATCGACAACGCCTATATGCGTTTGAACCTGTAA